One genomic window of Hymenobacter sp. J193 includes the following:
- a CDS encoding asparaginase: MNQLLDINIAAPAAPEASLLLIYTGGTIGMAYNRRGEMAPMEFSSMLELMPELLQFNVRLTVRSLAHPIDSSNVMPADWFTLVDIIRENYAEYDGFVVLHGTDTMAYSASALSFLLENLTKPIIFTGAQLPVGKVRTDARKNLLTALELAAARDAQTGRARVPEVSIFFHNVLLRGNRAKKVESGHFNAFKSENYPPLVRAGIDLEYNQAFIRTAVPPGIPLFHRELDDRVTILKLYPGIAERMVRGILEVDDLRGCVLETYGAGNAPTAPWFTSALRDSTDRGLHILNVSQCDEGHVQQGRYETSAHLRDLGVIGGEDITTEAAITKLMYVLAQPLSEAETAAGLARDLRGEITPG; the protein is encoded by the coding sequence TTGAACCAGTTACTGGATATTAACATTGCCGCGCCGGCCGCGCCGGAGGCATCGTTGCTGCTGATTTACACGGGCGGCACCATTGGCATGGCCTACAACCGGCGGGGCGAGATGGCGCCGATGGAGTTCAGCAGCATGCTGGAGTTGATGCCTGAGCTGCTGCAGTTCAACGTGCGCCTCACCGTGCGCAGCCTGGCCCACCCCATCGACTCATCCAATGTAATGCCCGCCGACTGGTTTACGCTGGTCGATATCATCCGGGAAAACTACGCGGAGTACGACGGCTTCGTGGTGTTGCACGGCACCGATACCATGGCGTACTCGGCCTCGGCCCTGAGTTTTCTGCTTGAAAACCTCACCAAGCCCATCATCTTTACCGGGGCCCAGCTCCCCGTGGGCAAGGTGCGCACCGATGCCCGCAAAAACCTGCTCACGGCCCTGGAGCTGGCCGCCGCCCGCGACGCACAAACCGGCCGGGCCCGGGTGCCCGAGGTCAGTATTTTCTTTCACAACGTGCTGCTGCGCGGCAACCGGGCCAAGAAAGTGGAAAGCGGCCACTTCAATGCCTTTAAGAGTGAAAACTACCCGCCTCTGGTGCGCGCCGGCATCGATTTGGAGTACAACCAGGCCTTTATTCGTACGGCCGTGCCGCCCGGTATTCCGCTTTTTCACCGGGAACTGGACGACCGGGTAACCATCCTGAAGCTCTATCCGGGCATTGCCGAACGCATGGTACGCGGCATTCTGGAGGTGGATGACCTGCGGGGCTGTGTGCTCGAAACGTACGGGGCCGGCAACGCCCCCACGGCGCCGTGGTTTACCAGCGCCCTGCGCGACTCCACCGACCGGGGCCTGCACATTCTCAACGTGAGCCAGTGCGACGAAGGCCACGTGCAGCAGGGCCGCTACGAAACCAGTGCCCACCTGCGCGACCTGGGCGTTATCGGAGGCGAAGACATTACTACCGAAGCGGCCATTACCAAGCTCATGTATGTGCTGGCCCAGCCGCTCAGTGAAGCCGAAACGGCCGCCGGTCTGGCCCGCGACCTGCGCGGCGAAATCACGCCGGGGTAG
- a CDS encoding T9SS type A sorting domain-containing protein — protein MKTTTAIPFRMARPPLRALRALLALLLLAGTLSQGQAQENTSISSSSIIIDRGGPTGNETFGCKNGLPAPAFQGRNLGSFDISSFATRLVLNGGTLTTQESAPDEVNSGSLTYRVRANGSAAILRSGTIALPQMSASDGMRMFAATTANTSLLTGLTAGSYILSVQLVAEGVRSGPDGGAFAIPDPPFRFLEATFTVTGIAPSEPANSTTWTGGKNDNWFDAANWTQGVPTATKDANVPNFGSGSTVAYPNIYSNAAKPATITTTRIQNLDGTFTDVQTTTPGYDNSGSGPALTHDLTMQGTNQLQRSLVRLLVGRLQVYGGFNNQQDSFIQRDNTVISFAGGDQTISGSASGFAGVEIDGGGLKTLTTSFTILPGSTLQFISGVLETNVSNVNVEFVELAPATVSNGVTTPSGQLAGETDLSHLRGFLKTTQLAQAGIAQNFGNSGLSLTFSGNGPGNVSITRNTSLNYGSINNGTNGNPSIRRVYGVRPSNPHLTDGGLRATLVFHYLDDETRNLMPDNQRLTEADFALFLSTSSGDIFGQLGRDGLNTTTNQLTKNNVTSFGTFTLSEATEPLPVTLTAFSAKREDTNAVLTWQTATEFNSRGFEVQVSTDGRQFRVLAFVPSQSATSTSLSTYRYVDTETGKQGIRYYRLRQVDLDGKAAFYGSKAVSFASRTAFAARLDVFPNPFTDTIHMTAASVETDQGEVTLLDLTGRIVRQQTSTLGAGSNKLTLIGLSELPAGIYVVRFAPLGGVVQTTRILKQ, from the coding sequence ATGAAGACCACTACCGCCATTCCTTTCCGCATGGCTCGGCCGCCACTCCGGGCCTTACGGGCACTTTTGGCGCTTTTGCTGCTCGCAGGCACACTGTCACAGGGGCAGGCCCAGGAAAATACGTCCATCAGCAGCAGCTCCATCATCATTGACCGCGGCGGACCGACGGGCAACGAAACGTTTGGGTGCAAGAACGGGCTGCCCGCTCCGGCATTTCAGGGCCGCAACCTCGGCTCATTCGACATCAGCAGCTTTGCCACCCGCCTTGTACTAAACGGCGGCACGCTGACCACCCAGGAAAGCGCCCCGGACGAAGTAAACAGTGGCTCGCTCACGTACCGGGTTCGGGCCAATGGCAGCGCTGCTATCCTGCGTTCCGGCACCATTGCCCTGCCCCAAATGAGTGCCAGTGACGGCATGCGCATGTTTGCCGCCACGACGGCCAATACCAGTCTGCTAACAGGCCTGACCGCTGGCAGCTATATCCTGAGCGTACAGCTGGTGGCCGAAGGCGTGAGAAGCGGTCCGGACGGGGGCGCCTTTGCTATTCCTGATCCGCCGTTCAGGTTTTTGGAAGCCACGTTTACGGTGACGGGCATAGCACCGAGCGAACCAGCAAACTCGACCACCTGGACGGGCGGCAAAAATGATAACTGGTTTGATGCCGCTAACTGGACCCAAGGCGTGCCCACCGCCACAAAGGACGCCAACGTCCCCAATTTCGGCTCGGGCTCTACGGTAGCCTACCCCAATATTTACAGCAACGCCGCCAAGCCCGCTACCATCACCACGACGCGTATTCAGAACTTGGACGGTACGTTCACGGACGTGCAAACCACCACGCCGGGCTACGACAACAGTGGATCAGGCCCGGCCCTGACGCACGATCTGACTATGCAGGGTACCAACCAGCTGCAACGTTCTTTGGTGCGCCTCCTCGTCGGGCGCCTGCAGGTGTACGGCGGCTTCAACAACCAGCAGGACAGCTTTATCCAGCGCGACAACACGGTTATCAGCTTTGCGGGTGGAGACCAGACCATCAGTGGCTCGGCTTCGGGGTTTGCGGGGGTAGAAATTGATGGCGGCGGCCTGAAAACCCTCACCACCAGCTTCACGATTCTGCCCGGCAGCACCTTGCAGTTCATCAGCGGCGTGCTGGAAACCAACGTCAGCAACGTGAATGTGGAGTTCGTGGAACTGGCTCCAGCCACCGTCAGCAATGGGGTAACGACGCCCTCGGGCCAGCTGGCCGGTGAAACTGACCTTTCCCATCTGCGCGGCTTCCTGAAAACCACGCAGCTGGCCCAAGCGGGCATTGCTCAGAACTTTGGCAACAGTGGTCTGAGCCTGACCTTCAGCGGCAACGGGCCCGGCAACGTGTCGATTACCCGCAACACCAGCCTCAATTATGGCTCCATCAACAATGGCACCAACGGCAACCCCAGCATCCGGCGCGTGTATGGCGTGCGGCCTTCCAACCCCCACCTGACGGACGGGGGACTGCGGGCCACGCTGGTGTTTCATTATCTGGACGACGAAACCCGGAACCTGATGCCGGACAATCAACGCCTGACAGAAGCCGACTTTGCGCTGTTCCTGTCCACATCTTCAGGTGACATCTTCGGTCAGCTGGGTCGTGACGGCCTGAATACGACAACCAACCAGCTGACCAAAAACAACGTCACCTCCTTTGGCACGTTCACGCTCAGCGAGGCCACCGAGCCCTTGCCCGTGACCCTGACGGCGTTTTCGGCCAAACGCGAAGACACAAACGCGGTGCTGACCTGGCAAACGGCCACGGAGTTCAACAGCCGGGGCTTTGAAGTGCAGGTATCCACCGATGGGCGACAGTTTCGGGTGCTGGCCTTCGTGCCCAGCCAGTCAGCCACGAGCACCAGCCTGAGTACGTACCGCTACGTCGATACGGAAACTGGCAAGCAGGGCATCCGCTACTACCGCCTGCGCCAGGTGGACCTTGATGGCAAAGCCGCCTTCTACGGCTCAAAAGCCGTGAGCTTTGCTTCCCGTACAGCCTTTGCTGCCCGTCTGGATGTGTTTCCCAACCCGTTCACCGACACGATTCACATGACGGCCGCTAGCGTGGAAACCGACCAAGGTGAGGTGACTCTGCTTGACCTGACAGGTCGCATCGTCCGGCAGCAGACAAGTACCCTAGGCGCCGGTTCTAATAAACTGACGCTAATAGGTCTCAGTGAATTGCCAGCGGGTATTTATGTGGTTCGCTTCGCTCCCCTCGGCGGCGTGGTCCAAACCACGCGCATACTTAAGCAATAA
- a CDS encoding response regulator, which yields MKTILLIEDDAFIRENTAELLELAGYAVLTAENGQLGVRQALATRPDLVVCDIMMPVLDGYGVLHIFNQNPHLAGVPFIFLTAKTERTDLRRGMELGADDYLTKPFDRAELLSAIAGRINRFQHLRPHYDLQQGGLNEFLDDARQVSTLQSLSEDRRPHAVARKQVVYDEGDEAARLYFVQAGQVKTSKTTAAGKELITGLYQAGDFFGYKALLEGTAHSDSAVATDDSVLRYIPADDFTQLLLRNPEVSQQFVRLLAGRVREQEVLLLDMAYNSLRRRVGNMLLRLYQRECELTPAAPHIHISRDDMAALVGTAPESLSRTLSEFRQAGIVELTSKFIRVVKPEKLRSANW from the coding sequence ATGAAAACCATCTTGCTGATTGAAGACGATGCGTTCATTCGGGAAAACACCGCCGAGCTGCTGGAGTTGGCTGGCTATGCCGTGCTCACGGCCGAAAACGGGCAGCTGGGTGTGCGGCAGGCGCTGGCCACCAGGCCCGACCTAGTGGTGTGCGACATCATGATGCCCGTTCTTGACGGGTACGGCGTGCTGCACATCTTCAACCAGAACCCGCACCTGGCCGGGGTGCCCTTCATTTTCCTGACCGCCAAAACTGAGCGCACGGACCTGCGCCGCGGCATGGAGCTGGGGGCCGACGACTACCTAACCAAGCCCTTCGACCGGGCCGAGCTGCTTAGCGCCATTGCCGGCCGTATCAACCGGTTTCAGCACCTGCGGCCCCACTACGACCTGCAACAGGGTGGTTTAAACGAATTTCTGGATGATGCCCGCCAGGTAAGTACCCTGCAAAGCCTTTCCGAGGACCGCCGCCCCCACGCCGTGGCCCGCAAGCAGGTGGTGTATGACGAAGGCGACGAGGCTGCGCGGCTCTACTTTGTACAGGCCGGGCAGGTGAAAACCAGCAAAACCACCGCCGCCGGCAAGGAGCTGATTACGGGCCTTTACCAGGCCGGCGACTTTTTCGGCTACAAAGCCCTGCTCGAAGGCACTGCCCACTCCGACTCAGCCGTGGCTACGGACGATTCCGTGCTGCGCTATATTCCGGCCGATGACTTCACCCAGCTTCTGCTGCGCAACCCCGAAGTAAGCCAGCAGTTTGTGCGCCTACTGGCCGGCCGGGTGCGCGAGCAGGAAGTGCTGCTGCTGGACATGGCCTACAACTCCCTGCGCCGGCGCGTAGGCAATATGCTGTTGCGGCTATACCAGAGAGAATGTGAGCTGACGCCTGCGGCCCCGCACATCCATATCTCCCGCGACGATATGGCCGCGCTGGTGGGCACGGCGCCAGAGTCGCTCAGCCGCACCCTGAGTGAGTTCCGCCAGGCGGGCATCGTGGAGCTGACCAGCAAGTTTATTCGGGTAGTGAAGCCCGAAAAGCTGCGCAGCGCCAACTGGTAG
- a CDS encoding PAS domain-containing sensor histidine kinase, producing the protein MATDHFARSLTDVLINQAPEFLGVYAPEEGWFTRVNPAGVQLLGYRSEQAFLSEPARALRTPAFPTRSWALLCDLTRRHGRQQAETEIIRPDGTGFEACIELTYFQAEGTPTILVRITAQTRLHQVEHELAQSERRYEAVFANATIGILVCDRAGTIVSANQMAHQQFAYPAGALAGLRIEVLVPDAAGRRHEQLRESFNAHPQVRAMSAHRSDLEGLRADNSVFPVEVSLSYFNLDEELYAVSYILDTTLKRQADQQLLAERRRVERLNTELEQKVANRTYALTSTLAQLELHKNELAKALKAEQELGELKSRFVSMASHEFRTPLTAVLTSAELIEQYTNNAQQDKRLRHLDRIRQSVLHLNNILEEFLSVGRLEEGKVLTSATDVLLPGLLQETITDVQGLLKVGQTIELEVSCAEPVWLDPSLLRKILVNLLSNALKYSGENVPVKVRAVCTSGQLMLTVQDEGVGISEEDQAHLFERFFRARNVAYVPGTGLGLYIIAKYLELMNGTIVLHSTLGVGTTVTLTIPYENHLAD; encoded by the coding sequence ATGGCCACCGACCACTTTGCCCGCTCCCTAACGGATGTGCTCATCAACCAGGCCCCCGAGTTTCTGGGCGTATATGCCCCCGAAGAGGGCTGGTTTACCCGGGTCAACCCGGCAGGTGTGCAGCTGCTGGGCTACCGCTCCGAGCAAGCGTTCCTGAGCGAGCCGGCCCGGGCCCTGCGCACCCCGGCTTTTCCGACCCGGAGCTGGGCGCTGCTCTGCGACCTTACCAGGCGCCACGGCCGCCAGCAGGCTGAAACCGAAATTATCCGCCCCGATGGTACCGGGTTTGAAGCCTGCATCGAGCTAACATACTTTCAGGCCGAGGGTACGCCCACTATTCTGGTGCGCATCACTGCCCAGACCCGTCTGCATCAGGTAGAGCACGAGCTGGCTCAGAGCGAGCGGCGCTACGAGGCCGTGTTTGCCAATGCCACCATCGGCATTCTGGTGTGTGACCGTGCGGGCACCATTGTGTCGGCCAACCAGATGGCCCACCAGCAGTTTGCCTACCCAGCGGGCGCCCTGGCCGGGCTCCGCATCGAGGTGCTGGTGCCTGACGCCGCGGGCCGGCGGCACGAGCAGCTGCGCGAGTCCTTCAACGCCCACCCGCAGGTGCGCGCCATGAGTGCCCACCGCAGCGACCTGGAAGGTTTGCGGGCCGATAACTCGGTGTTTCCGGTGGAAGTGAGCCTGAGCTATTTCAACCTCGATGAGGAACTCTACGCCGTATCCTACATCCTGGATACTACCCTGAAAAGGCAGGCTGACCAGCAACTGCTGGCCGAGCGCCGGCGCGTGGAGCGCCTCAATACCGAGCTGGAGCAGAAGGTAGCCAACCGCACCTATGCCCTCACCAGCACCCTGGCCCAGCTGGAGCTGCACAAAAACGAACTGGCCAAGGCCTTAAAGGCCGAGCAGGAGCTGGGGGAGTTGAAGTCGCGCTTCGTGAGTATGGCCTCCCACGAGTTTCGCACCCCGCTTACGGCCGTGCTTACCTCGGCCGAGCTCATTGAGCAGTACACCAACAATGCCCAGCAGGACAAGCGCCTGCGCCACCTGGACCGTATCCGCCAGTCGGTGCTGCACCTGAACAACATCCTGGAGGAGTTTCTTTCGGTAGGGCGCTTGGAGGAAGGCAAGGTGCTGACCAGCGCTACGGATGTGCTGCTGCCCGGGCTGCTGCAGGAAACCATTACCGACGTGCAGGGCCTGCTGAAGGTCGGGCAGACTATCGAGCTGGAGGTAAGCTGCGCCGAGCCGGTATGGCTGGACCCTTCGTTGCTGCGCAAAATTCTGGTCAACCTGCTGTCCAACGCCCTCAAGTATTCGGGTGAAAACGTGCCGGTTAAAGTTCGGGCCGTTTGCACCAGCGGGCAGCTCATGCTCACTGTGCAGGACGAGGGCGTGGGCATTTCCGAGGAAGACCAAGCTCACTTGTTCGAGCGGTTTTTCCGGGCCCGCAACGTGGCCTACGTACCCGGCACGGGCCTAGGGCTCTACATCATTGCCAAGTATCTGGAGCTGATGAACGGTACTATCGTACTACACAGCACCCTCGGCGTAGGCACCACCGTCACCTTAACCATCCCGTATGAAAACCATCTTGCTGATTGA
- a CDS encoding thioredoxin, with translation MLLSSISPLLPPDTAVLLVLLPVDFGRIPETVALTDEWIQALQLRLGASIRVLKIEAALHPAVVLSFGLSALPACVLVHQGIELARQEGLPTEETYAISLLIMLQAGTREKP, from the coding sequence ATGCTTCTTTCGTCAATTTCCCCGCTGCTGCCCCCGGATACAGCCGTGCTCCTGGTATTGCTGCCGGTGGATTTTGGCCGGATTCCGGAAACGGTAGCCCTGACCGACGAGTGGATTCAGGCACTGCAGCTGCGGCTTGGGGCCAGCATCCGGGTGCTGAAGATTGAGGCGGCCCTGCACCCGGCCGTGGTGCTCAGCTTCGGCCTAAGCGCCTTGCCGGCCTGCGTGCTGGTGCACCAAGGCATTGAGTTGGCCCGGCAGGAGGGCCTGCCAACGGAAGAAACCTACGCCATCAGCCTGCTGATAATGCTCCAGGCCGGCACCCGGGAGAAGCCGTAG
- a CDS encoding 2-hydroxyacid dehydrogenase yields the protein MKTTVFSTKPFEQAYLSEALGPGHPLRFIEANLSTETAALARGSEAVAIFSTDDASAPVLDALHAQGVRFISIRATGHDQVDLPHAQALGLRVANVPEYSPYAIAEHALALMLALNRRLIQADRQLRAYDFRLDELIGFDLHGKTVGIIGLGHIGGIVAGILSGFGCRLLGYDPLPNPELTVRHGLTYTTLDHLCAEADIITLHAPMTPHAPYLIDAPRLAQMKKGVMLINTSRGAELDTAAALDALDSGQLGYLGLDVYEHEKALFFRDHSRRPPVDALFARLLSYPNVLVTGHQAFLTREALQNIAATTRQNLDSWAAGQALATELTHAAPAQAAQAEPRPMLQA from the coding sequence ATGAAAACCACCGTCTTTAGCACCAAGCCTTTTGAGCAAGCCTACCTGAGCGAGGCGCTCGGCCCCGGGCATCCGCTGCGCTTTATCGAGGCCAACCTGAGCACGGAAACGGCGGCGCTGGCGCGGGGCTCGGAGGCGGTAGCCATTTTCAGCACCGATGACGCCTCCGCCCCGGTGCTGGATGCCTTGCACGCGCAGGGCGTGCGGTTTATTTCCATCCGGGCCACCGGCCACGACCAGGTAGACCTGCCGCACGCCCAGGCGCTGGGCCTGCGCGTGGCCAATGTGCCCGAGTACTCACCCTACGCCATTGCCGAGCATGCCCTGGCGCTGATGCTGGCCCTCAACCGCCGCCTGATTCAGGCCGACCGCCAGCTGCGGGCCTACGACTTCCGCCTCGACGAGCTGATCGGCTTCGATTTGCACGGCAAAACTGTCGGCATCATCGGGCTGGGGCACATTGGTGGCATTGTGGCGGGCATTCTGAGCGGCTTTGGCTGCCGGCTGCTGGGCTACGACCCGCTGCCCAACCCGGAGCTGACCGTGCGCCACGGCCTTACCTATACCACGCTGGATCATCTTTGTGCCGAGGCCGACATCATCACCCTGCATGCACCCATGACGCCGCACGCACCCTACCTGATTGACGCCCCGCGACTGGCCCAGATGAAGAAGGGCGTGATGCTGATCAATACCAGCCGCGGCGCCGAGCTGGATACCGCCGCCGCCCTCGACGCCCTGGACTCGGGGCAGCTGGGCTACCTGGGCCTGGATGTGTATGAGCACGAGAAGGCGCTGTTTTTCCGGGACCATTCCCGGCGGCCGCCCGTTGATGCGCTGTTTGCCCGTCTGCTGTCTTATCCCAATGTGCTTGTGACCGGGCACCAGGCGTTTCTGACCCGGGAGGCGCTGCAGAATATTGCCGCCACCACCCGCCAGAACCTCGACAGCTGGGCGGCCGGCCAGGCGCTGGCTACCGAGCTGACCCACGCCGCACCAGCCCAAGCAGCTCAGGCCGAACCCAGGCCGATGCTCCAGGCCTAA
- a CDS encoding universal stress protein, with protein sequence MSACILVLTDFSTAADHALAYAAVLAKPLGAHLVVLHVDTHTSLLDPELLAGPRPDQQAITLALSTRIHGLRVPAQAEVCAGTLAVAVAEVADRHQPALIVVGRQPTEDVPEELISSSAVDVLQITSHPLLMVPYAATLPAPPHYALLAADDEPFSLGDNAGSVRHLFNALNVRLSVVHVATAGHQASHTQALDAVLQTGITIEMPLPLLHRVTDADPARGIATTAATCHPDLLVLIARPRSFFGRLFHRSVTAQVVLHSAVPVLLLPATTKATGPKISLHAAGQYNH encoded by the coding sequence ATGTCCGCCTGTATCCTGGTTCTCACTGATTTCTCGACCGCGGCCGACCACGCCCTGGCTTACGCGGCGGTTCTTGCCAAGCCTCTGGGGGCTCACCTCGTAGTGCTGCACGTAGATACCCACACCTCCCTGCTGGACCCGGAGCTGCTTGCCGGGCCCCGCCCCGACCAGCAGGCGATAACGCTGGCCCTCAGTACCCGCATCCACGGGCTCCGCGTTCCGGCTCAGGCGGAGGTTTGTGCCGGAACGCTGGCGGTAGCAGTAGCGGAAGTAGCAGATCGGCACCAGCCGGCGTTGATAGTGGTGGGGCGGCAGCCTACCGAAGACGTGCCCGAAGAGCTTATTTCCTCCTCGGCAGTGGATGTGTTGCAGATAACGTCCCATCCGCTGCTGATGGTGCCGTATGCTGCTACACTCCCGGCGCCGCCGCACTATGCGCTGCTGGCAGCCGATGACGAGCCATTTTCCTTAGGGGATAATGCCGGGTCAGTTCGCCACCTGTTCAATGCCCTGAACGTCCGGTTATCGGTGGTGCATGTGGCCACGGCCGGCCATCAGGCCTCGCACACGCAGGCACTGGACGCGGTGCTGCAGACGGGTATCACCATCGAAATGCCGCTGCCTTTGCTGCACCGCGTCACGGACGCCGACCCCGCCCGGGGCATTGCCACGACGGCCGCCACCTGCCACCCCGATCTGCTCGTGCTCATTGCCCGCCCCCGCAGCTTTTTCGGGCGGCTTTTTCACCGCAGCGTCACCGCCCAGGTAGTGCTCCACAGCGCTGTCCCGGTTTTGCTGCTCCCGGCTACGACGAAAGCTACGGGCCCAAAAATCTCCCTGCATGCGGCCGGGCAATACAACCACTAG
- a CDS encoding BON domain-containing protein → MELTGFTDSLLSRERAEDMAKAVRGVRGVIDEISIRTPDVPDEVLQQRVEQALAQDPAAGTYALQCSAHDGEITLDGSVQSWAEQQLVLRVVFGVPGVRRLQNRLLVQGGVLNNTDEEITNQIREFLAWDIRVKSTLIDIRTDHGVVHITGTVGTAAEHAHVVATAYVAGAARVDARDLFIAYWAVDKELRRQKFAPKADEDMAQAIRDTLRYDPRVDFLALTVHVRDGEVTLLGAMSNLKSRHAAEQDARNVVGVGQVHNLLQVRVQNPAPDEFTLDQVQTALAADLFVGRYTFVVKVNDGLVQLYGTVATHFDLERAADVVTGISGMVALTNHVQIVPEKHEPAVAEDTAAGVGQGHAPFRSLEPDHLLQQRIRYHYAWSALLHDQDITIDVRKGRVTLTGTVDTLLDRKSAAVEAYNCGAQDVNNHLRLTPLLSQPQAL, encoded by the coding sequence GTGGAGCTGACGGGCTTTACCGACAGCCTGCTTTCCCGGGAGCGGGCCGAGGACATGGCCAAAGCCGTGCGGGGCGTCCGTGGGGTTATCGATGAAATCAGCATCCGCACCCCCGATGTGCCGGATGAGGTGCTGCAGCAGCGGGTGGAGCAGGCCCTGGCCCAGGATCCGGCCGCCGGCACGTATGCCTTGCAATGCTCGGCCCACGATGGCGAAATCACCCTGGATGGCTCGGTGCAGTCCTGGGCCGAGCAGCAGCTGGTGCTGCGGGTCGTCTTCGGGGTGCCGGGCGTGCGCCGGCTCCAGAACCGCCTGCTGGTGCAGGGCGGCGTGCTTAACAATACCGACGAGGAAATCACCAATCAGATCCGGGAATTTCTGGCCTGGGATATCCGCGTGAAAAGTACGCTGATTGACATTCGCACCGACCACGGCGTGGTGCACATAACGGGTACCGTGGGCACGGCCGCCGAGCATGCTCACGTGGTGGCTACCGCCTACGTGGCCGGGGCCGCCCGCGTGGATGCCCGCGACCTGTTTATTGCCTACTGGGCCGTGGACAAGGAACTGCGCCGGCAGAAGTTTGCGCCCAAAGCCGACGAGGACATGGCCCAGGCCATCCGCGACACGTTGCGCTACGACCCACGCGTGGACTTCCTGGCGTTGACCGTGCACGTGCGCGACGGGGAGGTGACGCTGCTGGGCGCCATGAGCAACCTGAAGTCGCGGCACGCGGCCGAGCAGGATGCCCGCAACGTGGTAGGTGTGGGCCAGGTGCACAACCTGCTGCAGGTGCGTGTGCAAAACCCGGCGCCCGACGAATTCACCCTCGACCAGGTGCAGACGGCCCTGGCGGCCGACCTGTTTGTGGGGCGCTACACGTTCGTGGTGAAAGTAAACGACGGACTGGTGCAGCTCTACGGTACCGTGGCTACGCACTTCGACCTGGAGCGGGCGGCCGATGTTGTCACCGGCATCAGCGGCATGGTAGCGCTGACCAACCACGTGCAGATTGTGCCTGAAAAACACGAGCCGGCCGTGGCAGAAGACACCGCCGCCGGCGTGGGGCAGGGGCACGCGCCCTTCCGCAGCCTGGAGCCCGACCATTTGCTGCAGCAGCGCATCCGCTACCACTACGCCTGGTCGGCTCTGCTGCACGATCAGGACATTACGATTGACGTGCGCAAAGGCCGCGTGACGCTCACGGGCACCGTGGATACGCTGCTGGACCGCAAAAGTGCCGCCGTGGAAGCCTACAACTGCGGGGCTCAGGATGTAAACAACCACCTGCGCCTGACGCCTCTTCTCAGCCAGCCACAAGCGTTATGA